The Paenibacillus swuensis genome contains the following window.
GCAGCGCATACTGATTCAACTTCTCCGGCTGCTCTTCCTGACGGCCGTCCGCCGTGATTACGTAGAAATTGGGGTCGCCTACGAAAGCGTTCGGCACTTCAATCCGTCCGGACGTCCCCAGAATCTCCAGTGTGTTCCGGAAGTCGGCCCACATTCCGCAAGTAAAGGTGACCGCCATCCCTTTGCTGAACTCCAGCACCCCCGACGCCATCATGTCCACATTGTCATGCTCCGGCGACAACAGCGCGTGCACTGTCGCTGCGACAGGCTCTTCGCCGAGGATCAACCTCGCCGCGCTGATAGGGTAGCAGCCTACATCGTAGAGCGAACCCCCGCCCATATCCCGCTTGTAGCGGATGTTGGCGTGATCGGCGGCGTTGTTAAAGGTAAACACGCCGTGCAGGGCGCGCAGCTCCCCAATCTTGCCGGATTGGATGATCTGGCGGATCTGCTCGTACCGCGGATGGTGGCGGTACATGAACGCTTCCGCGAGATGGACGCCCGCTTGCCCGCAAGCATCGGCCATCCGCTGCGCCTCGGCCGCGTTCAATGCCAGCGGCTTCTCGCACAGGATATGCTTGCCCGCTTCCGCCGCGCGGATCGTCCATTCCAGATGCAGGTGATTCGGCAACGGTATGTAGACAGCCTCAATCGTGTCATCCGCCAGCAGCTCTTCATAGCTGCCGTAGGCTTGAGGAATGCCCAGCTTGGCTGCGGCCTCTTGCGACTTCTCCAGGTTTCGGGATGCAATAGCCGCAACCTCGCCGGTCTGAGATTGCTGTATACCGGGAATGACGGAATTTATGGCGATGCCGGCACAACCGAGAATGCCCCAACGCAGTTTACGCGTAGTCAGAATCATATGAGTTTGCTCCTTTTTTAGGTAGAGTAGGTGCAGATGAATAAGTTAGCGCTTTCTTGTCTTCATTTTCACTATACCAGTCGACAGCACCAACAACTATGGAGGAAACGAAGATTTCATATGGAGAGATGTAGGATGAACCGATATTTGGAAAACCCTATTCATTGCAAAAGACCCCAATCTTCGCAATCCGCGCGGATAAACGTAGACGGGGCCTGATATTTCAATAGGCTACTTCAGGTACAGACGGCTGGTTTCTTCCCAAATCTCGCCCGGCTGCAAACCGAATAATCCGATGTCGTCGGCAGGCAGGTTCGAGAAGGGCGCATTGACCAGATTCACTTGCGGTTCCGGGCAGAAAAACCCTTCCGTAGCTCCATTGTTCCAGATCATCCATTGCTTGTAGGAAGTCCCGCAATCGTAGACCAGCGTGACATTGTGTTTGGTGTCTGTCAGCTCCATGCGATTCCGGCCCTGTTGCGGCAGCACCGTGTAATGGTTGTCCAGTGACTCGAAGAACGGGTACACGCCCCCGTCACGCAGATGCCGCTCGTTCTCGTTCAGCGGTTGGTAGCGGCCGGTCGGCAGCATGCGCTCGGACATTTCCCAGCGTTCACCTACGGTGAGCTTGAGCAGGTAATCCTTTGCGGAGCTTCCCGGTACGAACGGCGCGTTGATTGAAGTATGGAACGCGATCAGACAAGGCATCT
Protein-coding sequences here:
- a CDS encoding Gfo/Idh/MocA family protein — its product is MILTTRKLRWGILGCAGIAINSVIPGIQQSQTGEVAAIASRNLEKSQEAAAKLGIPQAYGSYEELLADDTIEAVYIPLPNHLHLEWTIRAAEAGKHILCEKPLALNAAEAQRMADACGQAGVHLAEAFMYRHHPRYEQIRQIIQSGKIGELRALHGVFTFNNAADHANIRYKRDMGGGSLYDVGCYPISAARLILGEEPVAATVHALLSPEHDNVDMMASGVLEFSKGMAVTFTCGMWADFRNTLEILGTSGRIEVPNAFVGDPNFYVITADGRQEEQPEKLNQYALQADVFARTVWNEVDSAFPVSDAVLNMKVLDACLKSAYEKVRVEL